The sequence GGTGGTGAATGGTCCGCGCGGCGAGCTGATCGACGAGAGCATGAAGCGGGGTCCCCGTGATGCCGACGATTACTACCGCAGCAAGATGCAGTCGGATGCGGTGGTGCAGGCGTTTCTGCGCGACCACCCCGAGATGTTCGCGGCCTTTGTGATGCCTGGCTGGATGCACGGGCGGGGCGATCTGGGGCCAACGGCGGCGGGCCAGTTCACGCTGGATTACCTGAAGAGCGCGCTTCCCGGCATTCCGCCCGGAACCTTCGCCTTTGTCGATGCCTGCGATGTGGCCTTCGCGCTGGTCGCAGCCGCCGAAAAGGGGCGGCGGGGGGAACATTACCTCGCAGCCGGTCATCACATCGCCATGCCCGACCTGGTGAAGATCTACGCCGAGGTCACCGGCACGCCCGCACCGAAACGCCAGATGCCGGTGGCGGTGCTCTGGCCGATCGCGGTCTTGCAGGAGGTGGTGGCGTTCATCACCAGACGCCCAGCGCTCCTGAGCCTCGCCACCGTGCGCACGATGCGTGCGGAAGCGGAGCGCAGAAGATCCCGCAGGTCGATGAGAATTATACCTTGCTCGACTGCGCTGATTTCGTCGGCCAGATATGGCTGGGATCAATTCCATGGCTGATGCATGACCGGCCCTTCGTTCAGGGGATCACGGCCTGCGCAGACATCGGTGCCGTCATGGCGCACGACATCCGCCAGGTGGCCGCGCGTAAAACGAGACGCCCGCGCAGATACTGTCAGGCCTGGTAAAAAGGCGCCGGGCGGTCTGACCCAGAGGAAACGGTCCTGTTCCTGTCTGCGGTCGAATACCGGGCGTGACGGCACACATTGCGAGATCGGCAGGCCACGGCCCGGCGACAGGGGCCACGCCGATACAGTCGCGAGCGGATGGAAGCCGGGCAGAGGCCAACCCCCATCGGTTCCGCGACCGCGAAGTTGCCCGTCCGGCACCCTGCCTGCGCCCACCCGCATGCCTTGCATGATATCATGCATCTTGAATGACACTGCGCTGCTGACCATTGGCCCGGGAATGGTCGCCACGGTATCTGGCACCGCCAGCATTTACAACTCGGCCTCTTCGAGTTTGGATGATCCGGCTCCGGTTTACCTCGCACGCAAACCTCTCGTGCAGCAACGGCTTGGACTTGCAGGGGTGTCCGGTTCCGCGCAGAGGACATGAAGATGAAACGAGCGGCAAAAATGCCTCTCCCGCCTCGCTTACGACAGCATTTTTACGACTACCTGAACGTCCACCGTACTACCCCGCTCGATGGTAAAAGCAACGACGCCCTGTGGATTTCGGAACGTGGCAAAGAGCTTTCGCAGGGTTCACTTTCCAAGCACTGAGCTACTCCCCGGCAATCGGACAGTGTCGGGAGCTACGATCTAAAGTTTGCTGGTCTTTAAGGACAAGGAGATCAGGAATGCGGAAGCGCAGGAACCATCACGCAGGCTTCAAAGCGCGCGTGGCACTTGAGGCCGTGAACGCGAGCGCACTGAACCGCACCGGGTTTGCCGGACGCTGATTATGGTTAACAACGCGCTATGAACTCAGTTTCCAGAGCAGCACAGAAGGTTGCCTCGGCCTCGGCTGGCGGGATGTTTCCGACTGGCTCGAGCACACCGTTTACCTTATCCCGGCTGTTCAGATTTCCGCAGCAACCTCTGTCATGACAACCTATTCCTGCAGGCCATCCTTCCGTTCCAGCCAAGTGATCACACCATCAGATCTTGAGAGAGGACTGACTGTAACCGGCAATACCGCGCAGAAGGACGCAAGGGGGCCTCTCACCCAAGTGCTGCCCGATAGACCACCCGGCCTCCGAGCACCGTCATTACCACGGTCGTGTCACGGATTTCATCCTCCGGGATCGCAAGCAGGTTCCGATCCAGCACTGCCATATCGGCAAGCTGTCCCTGTATGATCGCGCCCCGCTCACTGGCGACCCCCATGATCTTTGCGTTATTGACGGTATAGAGTTCGAGCGCTTCGCTGATCGTGATTGCCTGATCCGGGCCGAGGCAATCGCCCTGAAGGGTCTTGCGCGTCACCATCCACCACATGCAGATGAACGGGCTGATCGGCAGGATCGGCGCATCGGTTCCCGCACCGACCAGCAGGCCCTCATCCAGCATGCGCCGGATCGGTGTTGACCACTCGGCCCGCTTGCGGCCCCACCATTTCACCTTATTGGCGCCCAGCAATACACTCTGGTCCTGCACCATCACGTGGATACCAGTGTCG is a genomic window of Rhodobacter sp. 24-YEA-8 containing:
- a CDS encoding NAD-dependent epimerase/dehydratase family protein; this encodes MQTTFVTGATGLLGNNLVRLLLARGVTVRALARSRAKAEAQFGQIPGLEIIEGDMQDVAGFAPALAGCDVVFHTAAYFRESYGGGKHWAMLKRINVDATAELIAAAHAAGVRRFIHTSSIAVVNGPRGELIDESMKRGPRDADDYYRSKMQSDAVVQAFLRDHPEMFAAFVMPGWMHGRGDLGPTAAGQFTLDYLKSALPGIPPGTFAFVDACDVAFALVAAAEKGRRGEHYLAAGHHIAMPDLVKIYAEVTGTPAPKRQMPVAVLWPIAVLQEVVAFITRRPALLSLATVRTMRAEAERRRSRRSMRIIPCSTALISSARYGWDQFHG